A stretch of Henckelia pumila isolate YLH828 chromosome 4, ASM3356847v2, whole genome shotgun sequence DNA encodes these proteins:
- the LOC140861436 gene encoding uncharacterized protein, protein MPNYAKFMKDVMSKKRRLQDNEVVNLTEECSAILQKRTLELGEVKATTITLQLADRSITYPRGIVEDVLVKVNKFIFPADFVILDMDKDEETPLIFGRPFLATARALIDVHKGELTLRVGGSTDPLERCLVAEEVVDKEED, encoded by the exons atgcctaattatgcaaagttcatgAAAGATGTCATGTCTAAAAAGAGGAGATTGCAAGACAATGAAGTGGTAAATTTGACAGAAGAATGTAGTGCAATCCTGCAGAAAAg GACtttggagcttggagaagtcaAGGCGACCACCATCACATTACAACTGGCTGATCGGAGTATCACATATCCACGAGGTATagtggaggatgttttggtgaaGGTCAACAAATTCATATTTCCGGCAGACTTCGTGATTTTGGACATGGATaaagatgaagaaactcccttaatttttgggagaccttttCTAGCTACTGCACGCGCATTGATCGATGTCCACAAGGGAGAACTCACACTTCGAGTTGGTG gaagTACTGACCCGCTCGAACGATGTTTGGTGGCGGAAGAGGTGGTTGATAAGGAAGAGGATTGA